In the Bactrocera tryoni isolate S06 unplaced genomic scaffold, CSIRO_BtryS06_freeze2 scaffold_11, whole genome shotgun sequence genome, one interval contains:
- the LOC120779547 gene encoding uncharacterized protein LOC120779547 translates to MLRCQVRYWKQMFNKAEEWRKSTGAGIDVGDDVSSTKAKLSQMCPNYDRFSILFGSKSEENCVVETCNPEVSQYCSDFADLLEVVEIPAESSQSSAEPSGSINDKAQQTTVRAEAATVPPTTPSFLEKVKKRAPKNILCELKDIQKKREQFFEQRLEIEKEKLNLEKLKLELDREKLNKDFEIKKLELEHKERQVMIEPKYKYNI, encoded by the exons ATGTTGCGCTGCCAGGTCCGGTACTGGAAGCAGATGTTTAATAAAGCTGAGGAGTGGCGCAAATCGACAGGTGCTGGAATAGACGTTGGCGATGATGTTTCGTCAACAAAAG CAAAACTTTCACAAATGTGTCCGAATTATGATCGGTTTTCGATTCTATTTGGGAGTAAATCCGAAGAAAATTGTGTTGTGGAGACGTGCAACCCTGAAGTGTCACAATACTGCAGCGATTTTGCAGACCTTTTAGAGGTAGTGGAAATTCCAGCCGAATCATCGCAATCATCTGCGGAACCATCGGGTTCAATTAACGACAAAGCACAACAGACAACAGTAAGAGCAGAGGCAGCAACAGTTCCTCCTACCACTCCGTCGTTCctcgaaaaagtgaaaaaacgtgctccaaagaatattctttgtgAACTTAAAGATATACAAAAGAAAAGAGAACAGTTTTTTGAGCAAcgattagaaattgaaaaagaaaagttaaatttGGAAAAGTTAAAGCTAGAATTGGATAGagaaaagttaaataaagattttgaaataaaaaaattggagttAGAGCATAAAGAAAGACAGGTAATGATTGAACCAaagtacaaatataatatataa